One genomic window of Pseudomonadota bacterium includes the following:
- a CDS encoding radical SAM protein encodes MSVDAPIAAASSPLERVFGFGGAAQPLRVMIELTHRCHLSCSHCYLHDHHRWDSRQDELTTSEVLGLVEQLHAAGCLFLSLTGGEVFLRRDLLTIVARARALGLAVSLLTTGTLLSPRLVTRLAALQPWRVELSLYSIDPLVHDGITQRPGSQRRTLGALHALRAAGLPVLIKCPVMAANFDSYEGLRDLAHELGIPFVADVTLTPRHDGALTPTLARLSQAQLTRFYARSELRRFGGAEPQLPRPDAPICAIGRRSCLIGPYGDVYACGSLTMPVGSVRQQPFATIWHESPLLGCAR; translated from the coding sequence ATGTCCGTCGACGCACCCATAGCCGCCGCGTCCTCGCCGCTGGAGCGCGTCTTTGGCTTTGGCGGCGCGGCCCAGCCCCTTCGTGTGATGATCGAGCTGACGCATCGCTGTCACCTCTCGTGCTCGCACTGCTACCTGCACGATCACCACCGCTGGGACAGCCGCCAGGACGAGCTGACGACCTCCGAGGTGCTCGGTCTCGTCGAGCAGCTCCACGCGGCCGGCTGCCTGTTTCTGTCGCTGACCGGCGGCGAGGTCTTTCTGCGGCGTGACCTCCTGACCATCGTGGCGCGCGCCCGCGCGCTTGGCCTGGCGGTTTCACTGCTGACGACGGGGACCCTGCTCAGCCCGCGGCTGGTGACGCGACTCGCCGCCTTGCAGCCCTGGCGCGTCGAGCTCTCGCTCTACAGCATCGATCCGCTGGTGCACGATGGCATCACGCAGCGTCCCGGCTCGCAGCGGCGTACGCTCGGTGCGCTGCACGCCCTGCGGGCGGCTGGCCTTCCGGTGCTGATCAAGTGCCCCGTGATGGCGGCGAACTTCGACAGCTACGAGGGGCTGCGCGACCTCGCCCACGAGCTGGGGATTCCCTTCGTCGCCGACGTGACACTGACGCCGCGGCACGACGGCGCGCTGACGCCGACGCTCGCGCGGCTCAGCCAGGCGCAGCTCACTCGCTTCTACGCCCGCAGCGAGCTGCGACGCTTTGGCGGCGCGGAGCCGCAGCTGCCGCGGCCCGACGCACCGATCTGCGCGATCGGCCGTCGGAGCTGCCTCATCGGCCCCTACGGCGATGTCTATGCCTGTGGCAGCCTGACGATGCCGGTCGGCAGTGTGCGCCAGCAGCCCTTCGCCACGATTTGGCACGAGTCCCCGCTCCTTGGCTGCGCGCGCTGA
- a CDS encoding HEAT repeat domain-containing protein: protein MLPVATAAAAAPASPRRTAAEQDQRDALLELLQRRPRGVEVEQWRAQRREAARELGRLREPRALPTLLSIVAAERFDVILEIAIDALGNIGDARAIEPLRALLSDPSIDAYVRDATATALGRLGAPASSPTTQSTADSHPADPTEQATGAEGSALSAATGSGAALPPSAAGTREGDGSRPSFEQLHPLPATALANDALALSETLEIVGSTGEIGWDGGAERVRAALALGARYRRQLERPRIGYSLAAATDVDFRVVDPPHDDDTSWTLQHALQLRPELRYYPFRTDLPLLCGQVSGGLDYGFGLGSPAAALDQRTSFGAVASVGLGPAYGRIYDVGPRLRLRRFERVLRRAGRLEQPLDADLANKLLARWYALRNSIGSYAQLGYALRTLRESGVLGGELDAATTYRLVRVLDDAQLAERRAGFMLRLGYGYARQIVHDAADSDLGFLYASAEGTWQRGSVRERFADLRFTWNQVEGDSYALSAQAGQRWFLYNRALDPLGALGVSASAGISQPGAAAFEGAGVAYQLLAGGTYQRFFARGSRIEAALRGGVDRRGGLFLLTLSATYGVASGAYAAVSR, encoded by the coding sequence GTGCTGCCCGTCGCGACGGCCGCCGCGGCGGCGCCTGCTTCGCCACGCCGCACGGCGGCAGAGCAAGACCAGCGCGACGCCTTGCTCGAGCTGCTCCAGCGCCGTCCCCGCGGAGTGGAGGTCGAGCAGTGGCGGGCGCAGCGCCGAGAGGCCGCGCGCGAGCTGGGGCGCCTGCGCGAGCCGCGCGCGCTACCAACGCTGCTGAGCATCGTCGCCGCCGAGCGCTTCGACGTCATCCTCGAGATCGCGATCGATGCGCTGGGCAACATCGGCGACGCGCGCGCCATCGAGCCGCTGCGGGCGTTGCTTAGCGACCCCTCGATCGACGCCTACGTACGCGACGCGACCGCCACCGCGCTCGGCAGGCTCGGGGCTCCGGCCTCCAGCCCGACGACGCAGTCCACGGCTGACTCGCACCCTGCCGATCCGACCGAGCAGGCCACGGGTGCCGAAGGGAGCGCGCTCAGCGCGGCGACAGGCAGCGGCGCCGCGCTGCCGCCGAGCGCCGCCGGGACGCGCGAGGGCGACGGGAGCCGACCGAGCTTCGAGCAGCTCCATCCCCTGCCCGCGACGGCGCTCGCCAACGATGCGCTCGCCCTGAGCGAGACGCTCGAGATCGTCGGGAGCACCGGAGAAATCGGCTGGGACGGCGGCGCCGAGCGCGTACGGGCCGCGCTGGCCCTCGGCGCGCGCTACCGCCGGCAGCTCGAGCGGCCGAGGATCGGCTACTCCCTCGCAGCGGCGACCGACGTGGACTTCCGCGTGGTCGACCCCCCGCATGACGACGACACGAGCTGGACCCTGCAGCACGCGCTGCAACTGCGGCCCGAGCTGCGCTACTACCCCTTCCGCACCGATCTGCCGCTGCTCTGCGGGCAGGTTAGCGGCGGGCTCGACTACGGCTTCGGCCTGGGCAGCCCCGCCGCCGCCCTCGACCAACGGACCAGCTTCGGTGCGGTGGCCAGCGTCGGGTTGGGGCCGGCCTACGGCCGCATCTACGATGTTGGACCGCGCCTGCGACTGAGACGCTTCGAGCGGGTGCTGCGTCGCGCGGGGCGACTCGAGCAGCCCCTCGACGCGGACCTGGCGAACAAGCTGCTGGCGCGCTGGTACGCCCTGCGCAACAGCATCGGCTCCTATGCTCAGCTAGGGTACGCCCTACGGACGCTGCGCGAGAGCGGCGTGCTCGGCGGCGAGCTCGATGCGGCGACCACCTACCGGCTGGTGCGCGTGCTCGACGACGCGCAGCTCGCCGAGCGACGCGCGGGCTTCATGCTGCGCCTGGGCTACGGCTACGCGCGCCAGATCGTGCATGACGCTGCCGACAGCGATCTCGGGTTTCTCTACGCCAGCGCGGAGGGAACGTGGCAGCGGGGCTCCGTGCGTGAGCGCTTCGCGGACCTGCGCTTCACCTGGAATCAAGTCGAAGGCGATAGCTACGCGCTCAGCGCTCAGGCCGGGCAGCGCTGGTTCCTCTACAACCGCGCGCTCGACCCTCTGGGAGCGCTCGGCGTCTCCGCGAGCGCGGGGATCAGCCAGCCGGGGGCGGCCGCCTTCGAGGGCGCCGGTGTCGCCTACCAGCTCCTGGCCGGTGGCACCTACCAGCGCTTCTTCGCGCGCGGCTCGCGCATCGAGGCGGCGCTCCGTGGTGGCGTCGACCGCCGCGGAGGGCTGTTCTTGCTCACCCTCAGCGCCACCTACGGGGTCGCCTCAGGCGCGTACGCGGCCGTCTCTCGCTGA
- a CDS encoding (Fe-S)-binding protein produces the protein MRERQAAFILLTGVALALFSWTVSRLALVLLRGRPVERPFGAWRARLGDVLRFFFLQLSVARERASWHHLPIFWGFLIITLGTVELLINGVWPAFSLAHVAPRIDAAFKGVLDVTNGAVLAVIGFALWRRLARRRRLIEISGDAALILGMIAGLCLTHFLAHGLHFVAIDGVPPRFQAPPIGPAGYAATMPISAATAAIFSGTDPSTAHGVAAAAYWLHVALVLFFLNYLPYSKHIHLLGALPNILLRNRGQAGVMPQIDLEDPSRWGVGRYEQLSHKSLLDSYACTECARCSNACPAFNTDKPLNPMHLVLDLKDEMQERGELLLRLSTAGWEALKTGALDDAMPLLPQGDRELLATLQALPPLVGGRIKDETLWACTTCGACEAECPVFIEHPLKIMQMRTHLVLDQGRQPPELARMFRGLEHNQNPWGIGSDQRMDWAAGLDVPVLADTGPAEYLLWIGCAGAYDDRGQKIARALVALLQQAGVDFAVLGAEEGCTGDAARRAGNELLFQTLAESNLERLRHYDVKKILTSCPHCYHSFKHEYPQLGGNFEVWHHSQFLARLVGEGRLQPTTKLSEPLVFHDPCYLGRWNHECEAPRQLLAQTSSAGTPPGELPRHRDKSFCCGAGGARMWVEESAPRVNLERSREAVASGATVVATACPFCNVMLGDGMKELNRDDQVEVLDIAQLLARSTGAQPRPAADPST, from the coding sequence ATGCGTGAACGTCAGGCTGCTTTCATCCTCTTGACCGGGGTTGCCCTGGCGCTCTTTTCCTGGACCGTCAGCCGGCTCGCGCTGGTGCTGCTGCGCGGCCGGCCCGTCGAGCGTCCCTTCGGCGCGTGGCGCGCCCGCCTGGGCGATGTCCTGCGGTTCTTCTTCCTGCAGCTCAGCGTCGCGCGCGAGCGCGCGAGCTGGCACCACCTGCCGATATTCTGGGGCTTCCTGATCATCACCTTGGGCACGGTGGAGCTCCTGATCAACGGCGTTTGGCCCGCCTTCTCGCTGGCGCACGTCGCTCCGCGAATCGACGCCGCCTTCAAAGGCGTGCTCGACGTGACCAACGGGGCCGTGCTGGCCGTGATCGGCTTCGCGCTCTGGCGGCGGCTGGCGCGGCGCCGGAGGCTGATCGAGATCAGCGGCGACGCGGCGTTGATCCTCGGGATGATCGCCGGCCTCTGCCTGACGCACTTCCTCGCGCACGGCCTGCACTTCGTCGCGATCGACGGTGTACCGCCGCGCTTTCAGGCGCCACCGATCGGTCCCGCCGGCTACGCCGCCACGATGCCCATTTCGGCCGCCACGGCGGCCATCTTTAGTGGCACCGATCCGAGCACCGCCCATGGCGTTGCCGCCGCGGCCTATTGGCTGCACGTCGCGCTAGTGCTCTTCTTCCTCAACTACCTGCCCTACTCCAAGCACATCCACCTGCTCGGGGCGCTGCCCAATATCTTGCTGCGCAACCGCGGCCAAGCCGGCGTGATGCCGCAAATCGATCTCGAGGACCCGTCGCGCTGGGGCGTCGGGCGCTACGAGCAGCTGAGCCATAAATCGCTGCTCGACAGCTACGCCTGCACCGAGTGCGCGCGCTGCAGCAACGCCTGCCCGGCCTTCAACACCGACAAGCCACTGAACCCGATGCACCTCGTGCTCGATCTCAAGGATGAGATGCAGGAGCGCGGCGAGCTGCTGCTGCGGCTCTCGACGGCCGGCTGGGAGGCGTTGAAGACCGGCGCGCTCGACGACGCCATGCCCCTCCTGCCGCAGGGCGACCGCGAGCTGCTCGCGACCCTGCAGGCGCTGCCACCGCTGGTCGGCGGACGGATCAAGGACGAGACGCTCTGGGCGTGTACGACCTGCGGCGCCTGCGAGGCCGAGTGCCCCGTCTTTATCGAGCACCCGCTCAAGATCATGCAGATGCGCACGCACCTCGTGCTCGATCAGGGGCGGCAGCCGCCCGAGCTGGCGCGGATGTTTCGCGGCCTCGAGCACAACCAAAACCCGTGGGGCATCGGCTCCGATCAGCGCATGGACTGGGCGGCGGGCCTCGACGTTCCCGTGCTCGCCGACACGGGCCCTGCGGAGTATCTGCTCTGGATCGGCTGCGCCGGGGCCTACGACGATCGCGGACAGAAGATCGCGCGGGCTTTGGTGGCGCTACTCCAGCAAGCGGGCGTCGACTTCGCCGTCCTCGGCGCCGAGGAGGGCTGCACCGGCGATGCGGCGCGTCGCGCCGGCAACGAGCTCCTGTTCCAGACGCTCGCCGAGAGCAACCTTGAACGCCTGCGCCACTATGACGTGAAGAAGATCCTGACCTCCTGCCCGCACTGCTATCACAGCTTCAAGCATGAGTATCCGCAGCTCGGCGGCAACTTCGAGGTCTGGCATCACAGCCAGTTCCTCGCGCGGCTGGTCGGCGAGGGGCGCCTGCAGCCCACGACCAAGCTGAGCGAGCCCCTGGTCTTTCACGACCCCTGTTACCTTGGCCGCTGGAACCACGAGTGCGAGGCCCCGCGCCAGCTCCTGGCCCAGACCAGCAGCGCCGGCACACCGCCGGGCGAGCTGCCCCGCCACCGCGACAAGAGCTTCTGCTGCGGCGCGGGCGGCGCGCGCATGTGGGTCGAAGAGAGCGCGCCACGCGTCAATCTCGAGCGCAGCCGCGAAGCCGTGGCCAGCGGCGCCACGGTGGTGGCCACGGCCTGCCCCTTCTGCAACGTGATGCTCGGCGACGGCATGAAAGAGCTCAACCGCGACGATCAGGTGGAGGTGCTCGACATCGCGCAGCTCTTGGCGCGCAGCACGGGCGCGCAGCCACGGCCGGCGGCGGACCCGAGCACCTGA
- a CDS encoding S26 family signal peptidase — translation MLEVLLEGVPDGETRATEVAEGTHRAAARVAIGRAFLAGGEPLHFVVRGASMWPALRRGEVVQVDAARGDSARIGEVVVYRQGAVLLAHRIVATTVDAAGVRWLRCRGDTRWAAEGPLDAGEILGRVSHTRRQRGVRKLDGGWWRLWGRAMVRFGWVWAACFSLYRALRCVAPRLGSSRGAERRSGCGCSRGLAVALVAYGSLLSAGATAATGASALPRDPGPLTVTEVLAIVQPLGAGLVPKLRRAADRLLGPTEAERSAALRESVGSGRRAAGPPALTNDGALRLRRARTYSVQRLGAALLVVFDPDPASPPIQCHADLADKSFVIATGRTAGTVCVGLSRREKGRAGPNALSLVFDPPLPRAAGDRGRPAARADSVHITEYLAPPRRNGAAQGREAPSRAPARGAGRASGSGHLREYTLFRGVQVY, via the coding sequence GTGCTCGAAGTCCTGCTCGAAGGCGTGCCCGACGGGGAGACCAGGGCGACTGAGGTCGCGGAAGGGACTCATCGCGCGGCGGCGCGCGTCGCCATCGGCCGCGCCTTCCTGGCGGGCGGCGAGCCCCTGCACTTCGTCGTGCGCGGGGCCAGCATGTGGCCGGCCCTGCGGCGGGGCGAGGTGGTGCAGGTCGACGCGGCGCGCGGCGATAGCGCTCGGATCGGCGAGGTCGTCGTCTACCGCCAGGGGGCGGTCTTGCTGGCGCACCGCATCGTCGCGACGACGGTGGACGCCGCCGGTGTTCGCTGGCTGCGCTGCCGGGGCGATACGCGCTGGGCTGCGGAGGGGCCGCTCGACGCGGGCGAGATCCTCGGGCGCGTCAGCCACACGCGGCGGCAGCGCGGCGTGCGGAAGCTCGACGGCGGCTGGTGGCGGCTGTGGGGGCGAGCGATGGTGCGCTTCGGTTGGGTCTGGGCGGCCTGTTTTTCGCTCTATCGTGCGCTCCGCTGCGTGGCTCCGCGGCTCGGGAGCTCGCGCGGCGCCGAGCGGCGGAGCGGCTGCGGCTGCTCGAGGGGGCTGGCCGTCGCGCTGGTCGCGTACGGCTCGCTGCTCTCGGCTGGTGCGACCGCGGCGACGGGCGCGAGCGCGCTGCCGCGCGACCCTGGACCGCTCACGGTGACCGAGGTCCTTGCCATCGTTCAGCCGCTGGGGGCCGGCCTCGTGCCGAAACTGCGGCGGGCCGCTGACCGCTTGCTGGGACCTACGGAGGCAGAGCGTAGCGCGGCGCTCAGAGAGTCGGTGGGGTCCGGGCGACGGGCGGCTGGGCCACCGGCGCTCACCAACGACGGTGCCCTCCGCCTCCGGCGCGCGCGGACCTATAGCGTCCAGCGCCTCGGCGCGGCGTTGCTGGTGGTTTTCGATCCCGATCCGGCTTCCCCGCCGATCCAGTGCCATGCGGACCTCGCCGACAAGAGCTTCGTCATCGCCACGGGTCGCACGGCCGGCACCGTGTGCGTGGGGCTGTCGCGCCGCGAAAAGGGCCGCGCGGGTCCAAACGCGCTCTCGCTGGTCTTCGATCCCCCCCTGCCGCGGGCGGCGGGCGATCGCGGCAGGCCTGCTGCGCGCGCCGATTCGGTCCACATCACTGAGTATCTCGCTCCGCCCCGTCGCAACGGTGCGGCGCAGGGTCGCGAGGCGCCGTCCCGCGCCCCTGCTCGTGGCGCCGGGCGAGCCAGCGGGAGCGGGCACTTGCGCGAGTACACGCTCTTCCGAGGGGTGCAGGTCTACTGA
- a CDS encoding Smr/MutS family protein, protein MADVVRQPAAATVPRRPSARPSREGFAGPAARVLPSAVARPEALGPGHGEGAAALEAHAIEGSAAGIDPRWLRRLRRGEVPVEGRLDLHGATRQEAKDRVERFVLASRRRGLRCVLLVHGRGLHSLDGWPVLKEELKTWLLQGTLGACTMAFCSAQGRDGGLGATYVLLRRAPTPCS, encoded by the coding sequence GTGGCCGATGTCGTACGGCAGCCAGCCGCCGCCACGGTCCCGCGGCGGCCAAGCGCGCGGCCCTCGCGCGAGGGGTTCGCGGGCCCCGCGGCGCGGGTCCTGCCCTCCGCTGTGGCCAGGCCCGAGGCCCTCGGCCCCGGCCACGGTGAGGGCGCCGCTGCCCTCGAGGCGCACGCGATCGAGGGCAGCGCGGCGGGGATCGACCCGCGCTGGCTGCGCCGCCTGCGCCGCGGTGAGGTGCCGGTCGAAGGCCGCCTCGATCTGCACGGCGCGACGCGCCAGGAGGCCAAGGATCGGGTCGAACGCTTCGTGCTGGCGAGCCGCCGGCGCGGCCTGCGCTGCGTCCTTCTCGTTCACGGGCGCGGATTGCACTCGCTCGACGGGTGGCCCGTGCTCAAGGAGGAGCTCAAGACCTGGCTGCTGCAGGGGACCCTCGGGGCCTGCACGATGGCCTTCTGCAGCGCGCAAGGGCGCGACGGCGGCCTCGGGGCGACCTACGTGTTGTTGCGACGCGCGCCAACGCCTTGCTCATAG
- a CDS encoding serine/threonine protein kinase: protein MQFSQQLGRYHVLDRIAYGGMAEIFRGKTFDREGREHLVAIKRLFRSLGEDDAFLQMLIDEARIASVLNHPNIAQIYEFARCEDEYFLAMEYVDGKDLRALIDVARSRGLSVPVEHLALIVSEALDGLHYAHEQVDADGQSLDIVHRDVSPSNVLVSYAGAVKLCDFGIAKATLSHVQTRAGVIKGKIRYMSPEQTRGLPLDRRSDVFSMGAVFYELLTQRPAFEAESDMGLIVRVREARFEKPTRHNPDLPRPVLRILQRALARSPEARFATAAQFADELRAYLARAHPRYTRERLAALMSELFAREIAESQRRLQEFVIGQADPAAVGDDLLGIPSQAHTLFTPVSRVESATERRAPQSLAPAAGPGPDTDPQRALPPRDELHSAPTQLLDLGEPGRGARALHEAPTLLLHLLNAADDDPEASADEASRAPAAGPRNGRR from the coding sequence ATGCAATTCTCGCAACAGCTCGGCCGCTACCATGTGCTCGACCGTATCGCCTACGGCGGCATGGCGGAGATCTTCCGCGGCAAGACCTTCGACCGCGAGGGGCGCGAGCATTTGGTGGCGATCAAGCGCCTCTTCCGGTCACTCGGCGAGGACGACGCCTTCTTGCAGATGCTGATCGACGAGGCCCGCATCGCCAGCGTGCTCAATCACCCGAACATCGCGCAGATCTACGAGTTCGCCCGCTGCGAGGACGAGTACTTCCTGGCGATGGAGTACGTCGACGGCAAGGATCTCCGCGCGCTGATCGACGTCGCTCGCAGCCGTGGTCTGAGCGTGCCGGTCGAGCACCTCGCGCTGATCGTCAGCGAGGCCTTGGATGGGCTGCACTACGCCCATGAGCAGGTCGACGCCGACGGCCAGTCGCTCGACATCGTGCATCGTGACGTCAGCCCCTCCAACGTCCTCGTCTCCTACGCGGGCGCGGTGAAGCTCTGCGACTTCGGCATCGCCAAGGCCACGCTCTCCCACGTGCAGACGCGCGCTGGCGTGATCAAGGGCAAGATCCGCTACATGAGCCCGGAGCAGACGCGTGGGCTGCCGCTCGACCGCCGCAGCGACGTCTTCAGCATGGGCGCGGTCTTCTATGAGCTCCTGACGCAGCGGCCGGCCTTCGAGGCGGAGAGCGACATGGGGCTGATCGTGCGCGTACGCGAGGCCCGCTTCGAGAAGCCGACGCGGCATAACCCCGACCTTCCCCGTCCGGTGCTGCGCATCCTTCAGCGCGCGCTGGCGCGCAGTCCGGAGGCGCGCTTCGCCACCGCGGCGCAGTTCGCCGACGAGCTGCGCGCCTATCTCGCCCGGGCGCATCCGCGCTATACGCGCGAGCGCCTAGCGGCGCTGATGTCGGAGCTCTTCGCCCGCGAGATCGCCGAGAGCCAGCGTCGCCTGCAGGAGTTCGTGATCGGCCAAGCCGATCCCGCGGCGGTCGGCGACGATCTGCTGGGCATCCCGAGCCAGGCGCATACGCTCTTCACGCCAGTCTCGCGCGTCGAATCGGCGACGGAGCGACGCGCGCCACAGAGCCTCGCACCGGCAGCCGGTCCGGGCCCCGACACCGATCCTCAGCGCGCCCTGCCGCCACGGGACGAGCTGCACAGCGCGCCGACGCAGCTCCTCGACCTCGGTGAGCCGGGGCGCGGCGCCCGCGCGCTGCACGAGGCCCCGACGCTGCTGCTGCACCTGCTGAACGCAGCCGACGACGATCCGGAGGCGAGCGCCGACGAGGCCTCCCGGGCCCCGGCAGCCGGGCCGCGCAACGGCCGCCGATAG
- a CDS encoding serine protein kinase PrkA: MQAIGAAVSDDFSANKRLLSFAEYLELVARAPGVHLRGAAQYLCDMFDHYGTASVSSPLGKQQRFRLFDAPWDEGRGRLVGQESVQNDLYRVLRNFVRQGRIDRFILLHGPNGSAKSTAIDLLARAMEHYSSLDEGALYCFSWVFPTQAIERAGIGFGGAAERDTPRLKSYAHLDDTAIDARIHCDAHDHPLLLIPAARRAELLAPGAGAGGVDGLALGDYLTKGDLCFKCKQVYEALLAAYEGDFLRVLRHVQVQRLYVSRRYRIGTARVEPQMAVDATLRQVTGDRSLSALPSALQSVALYEADGELVRANRGLIDFADLFKRPIEAFKYLLAAVESGQVPLAQVTLFVDLVFIGSANESHLRALMESPEWMSFKARFELVRVPYLLDFRREQEIYELHLREAQPGKPAAPHVSEAAALWAVLTRLKRPDPQHFAEPLRALIAKLTPRDKALLYADGATPPGLSEEQGKTLRAHVEALWREGASAPHYEGRTGASAREVKTALMNAAQDPQHACLGPEAVLQQLEQLAAETAVYEFLRQEPQPEGYASHGSFAEIVRQWCLDRFDDELHAATGLVEESQHSELLARYLTHVTHHVRKEKVTNPVTGAAEDPDFRLLAEVERTLGVEADAEGFRQGLIARIGAWALDHPDRRPEYAEVFPRQLSRLRERYYEDQHARVRHLLDHALRLLAGEQAGLSAEELARARALVERLERQFGYAEPCAREALLRLARGRYAD, translated from the coding sequence CTGCAGGCGATCGGCGCTGCGGTCAGCGACGACTTCTCGGCCAACAAGCGGCTGCTCTCCTTCGCGGAGTACCTCGAGCTCGTCGCGCGAGCGCCGGGCGTCCACCTGCGCGGGGCGGCGCAGTACCTCTGCGACATGTTCGACCATTACGGCACCGCGAGCGTCAGCTCGCCGCTCGGGAAGCAGCAGCGCTTTCGGCTCTTCGACGCCCCCTGGGACGAGGGCCGGGGACGGTTGGTCGGCCAGGAGTCGGTGCAGAACGACCTCTATCGCGTCTTGCGCAACTTCGTCCGCCAGGGGCGCATCGACCGCTTCATCCTGCTCCACGGGCCCAACGGCAGCGCCAAGTCGACCGCCATCGACCTGCTCGCGCGGGCGATGGAGCACTACAGCAGCCTCGATGAGGGGGCTCTCTACTGCTTCAGCTGGGTCTTTCCGACGCAGGCCATCGAGCGTGCTGGTATCGGCTTTGGCGGCGCCGCCGAGCGCGACACGCCGCGGCTGAAGAGCTACGCTCACCTCGATGACACGGCGATCGACGCGCGCATTCACTGCGACGCCCACGATCATCCGCTCTTGCTGATCCCCGCGGCTCGACGCGCTGAGTTACTCGCCCCCGGCGCCGGTGCGGGCGGGGTCGATGGCCTGGCGCTCGGCGATTACCTGACCAAGGGTGACCTCTGCTTCAAGTGCAAGCAGGTCTACGAGGCGCTGCTCGCGGCCTACGAGGGCGACTTCCTGCGCGTGCTGAGGCATGTCCAGGTGCAGCGCCTCTACGTCTCGCGGCGCTACCGCATCGGCACGGCGCGCGTCGAGCCGCAGATGGCCGTCGACGCGACGCTGCGGCAGGTCACGGGCGACCGCAGCCTGAGCGCCTTGCCCTCGGCGCTGCAAAGCGTGGCGCTCTACGAGGCCGACGGCGAGCTGGTGCGCGCCAACCGTGGGCTGATCGACTTCGCTGACCTCTTCAAGCGGCCGATCGAGGCCTTCAAGTATCTGCTGGCGGCCGTCGAGAGCGGACAGGTGCCGCTGGCGCAGGTGACGCTCTTCGTCGACCTCGTCTTCATCGGCAGCGCCAACGAGAGTCACCTGCGCGCGCTGATGGAGAGCCCCGAGTGGATGTCCTTCAAGGCCCGCTTCGAGCTCGTCCGTGTCCCCTACCTGCTCGACTTCCGTCGCGAGCAGGAGATCTACGAGCTGCACCTGCGGGAGGCGCAACCGGGCAAGCCGGCGGCGCCGCATGTCAGCGAGGCGGCCGCCCTTTGGGCCGTCCTGACGCGCCTGAAGCGGCCCGATCCGCAGCACTTTGCCGAGCCGCTGCGCGCGCTGATCGCTAAGCTCACGCCGCGCGACAAGGCGCTGCTCTATGCGGACGGCGCGACGCCGCCCGGCCTGAGCGAAGAGCAAGGCAAGACGCTGCGGGCACACGTCGAGGCGCTGTGGCGCGAGGGCGCGTCGGCGCCGCACTACGAGGGGCGCACGGGGGCCTCGGCGCGCGAGGTCAAGACGGCGTTGATGAACGCGGCGCAGGACCCGCAGCACGCCTGCCTCGGCCCGGAGGCCGTGCTGCAGCAGCTCGAGCAGCTAGCGGCGGAGACGGCGGTCTACGAGTTCCTGCGCCAAGAGCCGCAGCCGGAGGGTTACGCCAGCCACGGCAGCTTCGCGGAGATCGTGCGCCAGTGGTGCCTCGATCGCTTCGACGACGAGCTGCATGCGGCCACGGGCCTGGTCGAGGAATCGCAGCACAGCGAGCTGCTGGCCCGCTACCTGACCCACGTCACGCACCACGTGCGCAAGGAAAAGGTCACCAATCCCGTCACCGGCGCAGCGGAGGATCCGGACTTCAGACTGCTCGCCGAGGTCGAGCGCACGCTCGGCGTGGAGGCCGACGCCGAGGGGTTCCGCCAGGGGCTGATCGCGCGCATTGGCGCTTGGGCGCTCGATCACCCCGATCGACGGCCGGAGTATGCCGAGGTCTTTCCGCGGCAGCTGAGCCGCTTGCGCGAGCGCTACTACGAGGATCAGCACGCCCGCGTGCGCCACCTGCTCGATCATGCCCTGCGCCTACTGGCCGGGGAGCAGGCGGGGCTCTCGGCGGAGGAGCTCGCGCGAGCTCGTGCGCTCGTTGAACGCCTCGAGCGTCAGTTCGGCTACGCCGAGCCCTGCGCGCGCGAGGCCCTGCTGCGGCTGGCTCGCGGCCGTTACGCGGATTGA